In Pelorhabdus rhamnosifermentans, the DNA window AAACCATGCAAGAGAACCCATCTTTTTTAGCCTTGGACTGCGAACAAAATCATCTATATACTGTGCATGGTGATTTTGGTGAAGTCAGCGCTTATAAAATCGATAGGCAAAACGGCAAATTGAGTTTTATCAATCAACAGTCTACTAATGGGAAGAACCCTGTACACCTAGTGGTTGACCCAACCAATAAATTTCTAGTAGTAGCCAATTATGCCACAAGTTCTTTAGTAACTTTACCGATCCAAGCCGATGGCTCGCTAGGCGCAATTATCGATCTGACAGAGCTTTCAGGAAAACCTGGTCCTCATCGTACACAGCAGGGAAGTTCGCATCCGCATCACACTATGTATGATCCGGAAGCACGGCATATCTTTATTCCTGATAAAGGGGTGGATAAAATATTTGCATTCAGGCTTGATGCCGGAGATGGTAAGCTTATTCCGGCAGAAGTTTCAGAAACTATTGCCCGGGAAGGAGCGGCTCCCAGACATATAATTTTTCACCCCGCTAAACCTTTTGCATATGTTGCCAACGAATTGGACTCCACTGTTACAACCTATAGTTATAATAAAAAAAATGCTGAATTGAAACCGCTTCAAATTATACCCTGCATTCCCCAGTTTTTTACGGGTAACAATACGGCCGCTGAAATCATGATTGCGCCATCAGGAAACTTTGTGTATGTATCGAACCGTGGTCATGATAGTATTGGTATTTTTGCAGTTAATCAGACTACAGGGACACTGTCGCCAATTGATTGGGAGTCTTCGCAAGGCAAGGGACCGCGGTTTTTCAACTTTGATCCGACTGGAAAGTTTTTATATGTCGCCAACGAAAATAGTGATAGGATTGTTACTTTTCAGGTGGATGCTGAGAATGGTAAATTAACGGCGACGGGACAAATTATCCAAACAGGCAGCCCGGTATGTATTGAATTTTTGTCTATCAATTAGTTGCAATATTGTTGTAACGCACAGCGGTGTACCTGCAAAATTAAGAGATGTAAAAGTGATTTTGCTGATAAAAATAGGGAGGGCTACTTTAAATGCTAGAAACGCAGGATGGCGCTTTCATTTATTACGAAGACCATGGAACTGGTAAGCCCATTGTTTTGATTCATGGATTTACTTGCTCTTCAAAATTTTTTCGAAATAATGTGTCTGAACTTTCTAAGGATTTTCGTGTTATAACAATGGATTTGCGAGGACATGGAAATTCGTCAAAAGTTCTATGCGGACATTCTATTCCCCAATATGCCCGGGATGTGCGCGCGTTACTTGAGCATTTGGAGCTGTACGATGTAACTCTATTAGGATGGTCTATGGGGGGATCTGTGGTTCTCGATTATTGGAGACAGTTTTTAGATAACAGTCGTCTGAGCAAATTAATTTTGAATGATAATTCACTGTTTCCGTTTTCTCCAGAAGACTGGAACGCACATCGGTATAAAAATTATAACTATGCTGCAGCTAATGCCGAGATCATCGAACTTTATAACAATCCATTTGCTCATGCGAGAAATTCTTCCCGCAGTTGGTTTAAAAATGGTGTTGCTTCGGATGCGGATTTAGAATGGATGTCTAAAGAATCACTGAAAATTCCGCCAGGGATTGCGGCTGCGATTTTTTCCGATTTTTTAAATCGAGACTCGTCTCAAATTCTCCCTTCTGTAACAATTCCTACGCTCGTACTGGCTCCCGGGGATTCAAAAAAGAAGATAAAGGCATGTGAATACTATGTAAGTAAGCTGTCTAAAGGTTATATAGATTATTTGGATGACGGGCATACAGCTTTTTATACTCAGCCAGAAAAGTTTAATAAATTAATTATTGATTTTCTGGTAGATAAATAAATTTTGTATCCATTAAAATGGAAAATTTAGATTCCTATTTAGATTAGAAAGTAGGAGAGATAAATGAAAGTAACAAGTATTCAGACTAAATTACTCATTCTGTTGTTGCCAGCCTTCATATTGGCTATGGGGCTACTATCCTACAGCTGCTATTATTTGGCCAGCCGATCACTGGAAAAGAGCATGGACGATACTGCTAGAGCTATCGGTGCTGATTATGCCAACCGCATTCAGGACATGGTACAGGATCGGGTGGCTCGCCTCGAGGATCTGGCCAGTGTTATCGCTTTACAAAATACCGATGGCAATGCGGAAACGGTGAGGTTAATGGCGCAAACAAAACAACGGCTAGGAACGATGTTTGACGTTATTTTCTTTATTTCTCTCGACGGCTCAGGAATTCGCTTTGATGGCACTACTGGGCGGCATAATGATCGTGATTATTTTAAAATGGTGCTGGAAACGAAGCAACCCTATGTTTCTAATCCTTTAATTTCAAGTACTACCGGGAAATTAGCTATTAATGTTTCTGTGCCTGTTATCTATAATGGTCAATTGGTAGGTGTTTTAGGCGGGTCCTGTTCCTTGGAAAAATTATCGGAGATAGCGGGAAGCTTAAAGTTCATGGAAAATGGTTTTGGCTATTTAGTGGACAGTGCAGGGGTTGTCATCGCCCACCCGCAGACGGAATTGGCAGGTAAGCTTAATTTGAGCGAAAGCAAAATAGCGGGTGAATTAAAATTATCTCAAAAAGAAATGGACAGGCGGTTGATCAATTTATTTAAGACAGCGCAAATGGGGAAGCAAGCCAGGGGGGAATACACATATCTGGATGGCAGCAGCCATATAGCAGTGGCTACCCCGGTCGAACTGCTCAGCATGCACTGGGTGATGATGATTACTGTTCCTATGAGCGAAGCGGAGCGGGAAATTACCGCCTTGACCAGGACAATGCTGGCTGTATCGCTGATGTTTATTATTATTGCCATCATTGCTATTCTTGTTATCAGTAGATTTTTTACCAAACCTATCCGCTTTATACGGGACGAATGCCTGCAGCTAGCGCAAGGAGATTTTCGGGATCGGTCGGCAAAAGTGACGAATGATGATGAGATTGGGCAGTTGGACCAAGGTTTTAGGGCAATGCGGCAAAACATCCGTCAATTGGTAAAAAAAGTGCAATCACAGGCGGAGCAGGTAGCTGCCTCTAGTGAAGAGCTGACGGCCAGTGCCGGGCAGTCGGCACAAGCGTCTAGCCAGGTGGCGTCTTCAATTGCTGAAATGATGTTCGGCACGGAAAAACAGGCGTCAGCGGTTGTGAGGATTACCGATGTGGTGGAGCGAATCGCCGGCAGTACACAGGAAATTGCCGTAATGATGACCGAAACATCGGAAATAGCCAGGTCAGCGGCCTATGAAGCTAAGCAAGGTAAGCAAGATTTAGAGCAGGTTATTGGGCAAATGGGGCAGATTAATCAAGGTTCTGAAGCAGTACAAAAGGCAATGGAGGAATTAAACAGAGGTTCGCACGAAATTGGCAAAATTGTTAGCCTTATTTCTACCATTGCTGGGCAAACAAATCTCTTAGCTTTAAATGCTGCGATTGAAGCGGCGAGAGCTGGCGAGCATGGCAGGGGCTTTGCGGTGGTAGCCGAAGAAGTTAGGAAACTTTCGGAAGAGTCCAACCGGGCAGCTGGCCAGATTGAAGCATTGATTAAGAACAATCAGGCCAATATGCAGCAAGCGGTTAAAGCGACGGAGGCAGATTCGGTTGGTGTTAAGACAGGTATACGTATTGCGAGCGCTACAGGAGAGACTTTCGACAATATCGTAAGCATTATTACCAAACTTTCTGAGCAGATAGAGGGAAGTTCCAATGCTGTTAACGGCATAGCCGCCGGCAACCGTATCTTGGTGGACGCGAGCCACGAACTTAAGATGTTAAGCCAAGAAAATGCGACGGAAGCAGAGACTATTTCCAGCGCAACTCAAGAACAGTCGGCAGCGCTGGAGGAAATCGCTTCTGCAAGTCAAAGTTTGGCTAATTTAGCGGGAGATTTGCATGCGGCAGTGTCTAAGTTCAAGGTTTAAGGAATCAATGGTATGTAGTGAATTCAGATGCGATAGATGAAAATTTTACATTGAGAGGGAGACGTTAAATGGAATTGATAGCGTTGCTTTTTTTAATTGGTGCCATTGCATTCGGAATTGTCCGGAATATTAATGTTGGACTGGTATCCATAGGGCTTTCAATAGTACTGGCCATGATTGGGCATATTGATGTTAAAACTGTCTTTGCCGGGTTCCCAACGCAATTGTTTGTTACCTTGCTGGGTACAATGTTTTTATTTAGCCAGCTGCAGAATAATCAAACCTTGAAAGTATTTTCCAACAAAATTGTTAGTCTAGTGGGAGATCGCATTTTTCTTATTCCGATAGTCGTTTATTTGTTTTCTTATGTATTAAGCGCCGCAGGTCCTGGAGCCCTTTCTGTGTTGCCGATAGCCGTCATATTGGCAGTCAGTCTGGCAATACAGATGGAGATATCTCCGATTATGATGGGGACACTGGGAGCATTAGGAGCTGTAGGCGGAACGTTATCACCTATTGCTATGACAGGCATTATTGTGCAGGGATTGTTATCGGCTCAAAACATTCCAGGGATGCAGACGCAACTCTTTTTTTGCGGTGGTTTAATCAACTTTAGCTGTGCAGTGCTGGTTTA includes these proteins:
- a CDS encoding lactonase family protein encodes the protein MKADSGNKTSVYAYVGCRTTKERNARGLGINVYLVDTVTGNWEHVETVKTMQENPSFLALDCEQNHLYTVHGDFGEVSAYKIDRQNGKLSFINQQSTNGKNPVHLVVDPTNKFLVVANYATSSLVTLPIQADGSLGAIIDLTELSGKPGPHRTQQGSSHPHHTMYDPEARHIFIPDKGVDKIFAFRLDAGDGKLIPAEVSETIAREGAAPRHIIFHPAKPFAYVANELDSTVTTYSYNKKNAELKPLQIIPCIPQFFTGNNTAAEIMIAPSGNFVYVSNRGHDSIGIFAVNQTTGTLSPIDWESSQGKGPRFFNFDPTGKFLYVANENSDRIVTFQVDAENGKLTATGQIIQTGSPVCIEFLSIN
- a CDS encoding alpha/beta fold hydrolase gives rise to the protein MLETQDGAFIYYEDHGTGKPIVLIHGFTCSSKFFRNNVSELSKDFRVITMDLRGHGNSSKVLCGHSIPQYARDVRALLEHLELYDVTLLGWSMGGSVVLDYWRQFLDNSRLSKLILNDNSLFPFSPEDWNAHRYKNYNYAAANAEIIELYNNPFAHARNSSRSWFKNGVASDADLEWMSKESLKIPPGIAAAIFSDFLNRDSSQILPSVTIPTLVLAPGDSKKKIKACEYYVSKLSKGYIDYLDDGHTAFYTQPEKFNKLIIDFLVDK
- a CDS encoding methyl-accepting chemotaxis protein, whose product is MKVTSIQTKLLILLLPAFILAMGLLSYSCYYLASRSLEKSMDDTARAIGADYANRIQDMVQDRVARLEDLASVIALQNTDGNAETVRLMAQTKQRLGTMFDVIFFISLDGSGIRFDGTTGRHNDRDYFKMVLETKQPYVSNPLISSTTGKLAINVSVPVIYNGQLVGVLGGSCSLEKLSEIAGSLKFMENGFGYLVDSAGVVIAHPQTELAGKLNLSESKIAGELKLSQKEMDRRLINLFKTAQMGKQARGEYTYLDGSSHIAVATPVELLSMHWVMMITVPMSEAEREITALTRTMLAVSLMFIIIAIIAILVISRFFTKPIRFIRDECLQLAQGDFRDRSAKVTNDDEIGQLDQGFRAMRQNIRQLVKKVQSQAEQVAASSEELTASAGQSAQASSQVASSIAEMMFGTEKQASAVVRITDVVERIAGSTQEIAVMMTETSEIARSAAYEAKQGKQDLEQVIGQMGQINQGSEAVQKAMEELNRGSHEIGKIVSLISTIAGQTNLLALNAAIEAARAGEHGRGFAVVAEEVRKLSEESNRAAGQIEALIKNNQANMQQAVKATEADSVGVKTGIRIASATGETFDNIVSIITKLSEQIEGSSNAVNGIAAGNRILVDASHELKMLSQENATEAETISSATQEQSAALEEIASASQSLANLAGDLHAAVSKFKV